A single Denticeps clupeoides chromosome 7, fDenClu1.1, whole genome shotgun sequence DNA region contains:
- the map3k3 gene encoding mitogen-activated protein kinase kinase kinase 3, whose protein sequence is MNERQALHSIMKDLVALQMTRRQLPPSYDTAKPKPAGTNNRQEDIRVKFEFSGERRILMFARPVQFEEVQQKVKNVFGQKLELHYMNNELSIPLRDQDDLDKATELLDRSSNMKSIKIMLLPKEHNNASSPSQHTVCKQVRIKASQSTGDVSVAYQSGETRGRHPSTSSQNAGRSSPPPGYVPERQQRIARQGSYTSINSEGEFIPEASEQCVLDPWSSTENSVSGSCQSLDRDSDSPALRKSRMHRAKSYPDNRQDGADCEKVGKGGTFPRRYHVSLHHKDLSEGRRTFPRIRRPQGNLFTLVPSRRSLNGSEESLASWQLVDPQGRLRPQERSVAHKSPSAPVTWRRGKLLGQGAFGRVYLCYDVDTGRELAAKQVQFDPDSPETSKEVSALECEIQLLKNLHHERIAQYYGCLRDHSEKTLTIFMEFMPGGSVKDQLKAYGALTENVTRKYTRQILEGVSYLHSNMIVHRDIKGANILRDLAGNVKLGDFGASKRLQTICMSTSGVRSVTGTPYWMSPEVISGEGYGRKADVWSLGCTVVEMLTEKPPWAEYEAMAAIFKIATQPTNPLLPSHISDHTHDFLQRIFVEARQRPSADELLRHAFSQVLC, encoded by the exons atGA ATGAGCGACAGGCTCTCCACTCCATAATGAAGGACCTGGTGGCTCTTCAGATGACACGTCGGCAGCTCCCTCCTTCCTATGACACCGCCAAGCCGAAGCCGGCTGGCACTAACAACCGACAg GAGGACATCAGAGTAAAGTTTGAGTTCAGCGGGGAGAGGAG gATTCTGATGTTTGCTCGCCCGGTGCAGTTTGAGGAAGTCCAGCAAAAGGTCAAGAACGTTTTTGGTCAGAAGCTGGAGCTGCACTATATGAATAATGAG ttGTCCATCCCCCTACGTGACCAGGATGATTTGGATAAAGCCACTGAGCTGCTGGACCGCAGCTCCAACATGAAGAGCATTAAGATCATGCTGCTCCCTAAGGAGCACAACAAC GCCTCATCaccttcacagcacacagtgtgtaAGCAGGTGCGGATCAAAGCATCTCAGTCCACAGGAGATGTCAGCGTGGCTTACCAGTCTGGTGAGACCAGGGGACGACACCCGTCCACCA GCTCCCAAAATGCAGGGCGGAGCTCCCCGCCTCCTGGCTACGTTCCTGAGAGGCAGCAGCGAATCGCACGCCAGGGATCCTACACCAGCATCAACAGCGAGGGGGAGTTCATCCCAGAGGCCAGCGAGCAGTGT GTGCTGGACCCGTGGAGCAGCACGGAGAACTCCGTCTCCGGCAGCTGCCAGTCTCTGGACCGGGACTCGGACAG CCCCGCCCTCAGGAAGTCGCGCATGCACCGAGCAAAGAGTTACCCTGACAACCGGCAGGACGGCgcag ACTGTGAGAAGGTGGGGAAGGGCGGGACGTTCCCCCGCAGATACCACGTGTCCCTCCACCATAAGGACCTGAGTGAAG GTCGGCGGACGTTCCCACGGATACGGCGTCCCCAGGGTAACCTGTTCACGCTGGTGCCGTCGCggcgctctctgaacggcagcGAGGAGAGTCTGGCCAGCTGGCAGCTGGTGGACCCACAGGGCCGACTCCGCCCACAGGAGCGAAGCGTCGCACACAAGT CCCCCAGTGCCCCGGTGACGTGGCGGCGGGGTAAACTGCTGGGTCAGGGGGCGTTTGGGAGGGTGTACCTCTGCTATGACGTGGACACCGGCAGGGAGTTGGCAGCCAAGCAGGTTCAGTTCGACCCCGACAGCCCCGAGACCAGCAAG GAGGTCAGTGCTCTGGAGTGTGAGATTCAGCTGTTGAAGAACCTCCACCACGAGCGCATTGCCCAGTACTACGGTTGCCTCAGAGACCACAGTGAGAAGACCCTCACCATCTTCATGGAGTTCATGCCAGGG GGCTCTGTGAAGGACCAGCTGAAGGCTTACGGTGCCCTGACTGAGAACGTCACCCGGAAGTACACCCGCCAGATCCTGGAGGGCGTGTCCTACCTGCACAGCAACATGATTGTGCACCGGGACATCAAAG gTGCCAACATCCTGCGGGACTTGGCGGGGAACGTGAAGCTGGGAGACTTCGGCGCCAGCAAGCGTCTCCAGACCATCTGCATGTCCACCAGCGGAGTCCGCTCCGTCACCGGAACGCCGTACTGGATGAGTCCGGAGGTGATCAGCGGGGAGGGATACGGGCGCAAGGCCGACGTCTG GAGTCTGGGATGcactgtggtggagatgctaaCGGAGAAACCCCCCTGGGCGGAATACGAAGCCATGGCAGCCATCTTTAAAATTGCCACCCAGCCCACAAACCCCCTGCTGCCGTCACACATCTCGGACCACACCCATGACTTCCTGCAGCGCATCTTCGTGGAAGCCAGACAGCGGCCCAGCGCGGATGAGCTGCTCCGACACGCCTTCTCCCAGGTCCTGTGCTGA